The genomic stretch ATGATAGGCTTGAAGAAGATGTTGCCCTTCTGAAGATTTATCCTGGGTTTCCTGAACAGCTTTTTGATTATTATATTGAAAACTTCAAAGGTATTGTTATAGAGGGCACAGGCCTGGGTCATGTTCCAGAAAATCTGATTTCAAAGCTGGAAGAAGCCAGAAAGAAGGATATGCCAGTTGTCATGACATCTCAAACTATTTTCGGCAGGGTGGATATGAAAGTTTACTCCACCGGAAGAAAACTTCTGAAGGCAGGAGTTATCTCTGGTAGAGATATGCTGCCTGAAGTAGCTCTTGTCAAGCTTATGGTGGCTCTCGGCAGATTTAAAGAGTATGAGGAGGTAAGAAGCTTTATGGAGAGAAATATGGCCGGAGAGGTTTCAGAAAGAAGTCTTTACAATACTTTTTTTTAAGGTTGCCTTTTTACTGCTAAAATATGGCAGGTAACATCTTTGGCAAAGTTTTTAGAGTAACAACCTTTGGAGAAAGTCATGGCTCTGCAGTTGGAGCAGTTATTGATGGCTGTCCCGCAGGTTTAGAAATTTCAGAGGATGATATCCAGAAGGAACTTGACAGACGGAGGCCGGGGCAGAGCAGTATAACAACCACAAGAAAGGAAAAGGATGAGGTAAAAATCCTATCTGGAGTTTTTGAAGGTAAAACTCTTGGCACAAGTATAGCTCTGATGGTCTGGAATAGAGATGTGGAGTCTGACCCCTATACAGCAATAAAAGACCTTCCAAGACCCAACCATGCTGACTTTACATACCATCTTAAATATGGTTTCAGGGATTACAGGGGAGGGGGAAGAAGCTCGGGCAGGGAAACTCTTGCAAGGGTTGCAGCAGGTGCCATCGCAAAGAAGCTTCTGTCAATGTTGAATATCAAAATTATTGGCCACACCATTAAAATAGGTAAAGTTGAAGCTGAAAAAGTAGCTTTTGACAGGCTTGAAGAGGCAGAAAACAATGCTGTAAGGTGTGCAGACAGTAAAGCTGCTGAGACTATGATTAAAGAAATTGAAAGGGTAAAGGGAGAAGGAGATTCCATAGGTGGTGTGATTGAAGTAGTTGCTATAAACGTTCCTGCAGGGCTGGGAGAACCGGTCTTTGACAAGCTGGATGCTGAACTTGCTAAGGGTTTGATGTCCATAGGTTCTGTAAAAGGTGTTGAGATAGGAGCAGGTTTTAACGTGGCTGAAAGAAAAGGTTCTGAAAATAATGATGAATTTTATTATAATGGCGAGATAAAAACCTACACCAATAACTCAGGAGGCATTCTCGGAGGAATAAGCAATGGCATGCCCATTGTTATAAGAGCGGCAATAAAGCCCACACCCTCAATATCAAAACCTCAGAAAACTGTAAATCTCAAAACATATAAAGAAGAAACTATTGTGATTAAGGGCAGACATGACCCCTGTATTGTTCCCAGAGTGCTGCCTGTGTGCGAAGCTATGGTGGCTATAACTCTTGCAGATTTCGCAATAAGAAATGGCAATATAAATCCAGATATGGTGAGTATATGAACGAAATTTTTGCACTTCACAATCTTGAGAGGCTGATAGAGATTAAGAGAGATAGCAGTGTTATTATTCTTCTGCCAAGAATAGATATTGAAATTTCACCCACAAACGGCAACAATCATATGAGACTTATCAACTCAACGCTGGATGAAGTTATAAAGAAGGGTATAGATTCTCCAGACGACATCTGCCTTAAAACTGTAGAGAGTATACTTGATGCTATTCCAGATATTGAACATATAGAGGTGAGGATGGAGGCTGAATATGTAGTATTCAGAAAGACCCCTGTAACACAGCACGAGACTCAGGAGATGTTCAAAATCCTTGCCAGGGCTGAGAAGAAAGGAGATAGAATAGTAAATATGATTGGTGCAGAGGTCACAGGAATTACCGCCTGCCCCTGTGCCCATGAAGGTATAGTAGAAAAGTCTAGACAGAACCTGAAGGAAAAGAACTTTGATGATAGTGATATTTCAACTATTCTCAACTCGGTAGCTATAGCAAGCCATAACCAGAGGAATATATCAACACTTATGATTGAAGTGCCCAGAGGTGAGAATATAGATGTTGAAGATATTATTGAAGTTCTTGAAATATCTATGAGTTCAAGGCTTTATGAAGTGCTTAAAAGGGAGGATGAAGTGGATGTTGTATATAAAGCTCATCTCAACCCGAATTTCGTTGAGGATACAGTCAGAAAAATTCTCATGAATGCCCTGAATAAATTATCGGAGCTTCCGGATATCTCCCATGTTTTTGCCAGTAGCGAAAGTCTTGAAAGTATACATCAGCACAATGCGATGGCGGAATGCAGTACAACCTTCGGAGAACTTAAAAGGGCAGAGAAATATTAATACAATACAATAACCTATATATATGAGGCAAGAAGATAGTAGAATAATAATATTCAAGCCTTTTCAAGAGGTATATTCATGTATTACGCTAAGGCTACAGGCAGTGAAGACGACATAGTTGGCAGGTTAGAAGCACTGCGAAGGAGGGCACCTCCTGGTGGTAAAGAAGGGGGAAAACCTGAAAAAGTAAAACCTGTAAGACCACCGGATGATAGAAAAAGAAAAAGGATGTACAGGATTGTTGGACTCGGAGTAATTGCTATTGTTTTGCTTGGACTGTTTTTTGTAGGTTATACAAAAGTTATAAAGCCCATGAAACAGAAGGAAGTTGTGGTTAATATCAAGCAGGAACAAGCCACCCAGCTTATCCTTCAAGGCCAGAAAATTGTAAGGGGGAGAATAATGGCTACCTTTTCAGGTTTACCTCCCGCATATAAGACAGGAGAAAAAACACTTTTTGAGCAGGTAGATAAAGCCAGAAGTATTGATGAACTCAAGGCTATAGATTATAAAACTGCTGCTGATATTGCCTGGAGAGAGTATCTCACGTCCAGACTTAGCGAAAAGTATAAAGGGGCCCAGGCTATTGGAGCCACGGTTGTGCTCAAGGTAGGAACTCATTCTATCAATGGCTACAGAGAAGCTCTGGCTGCTCTTTCTACACTGAGTTATACGGCACTGAAAACAGCCTATGTTGAGGAGATAGGTAATGTATATGTGCCTGTTCTCCTGTCCAGAGAGCAGGCCGCAGGCGGCTTTTTGATGCCAGGGGATTCTGTAAATATTTACTATACTTATAAGGGAAATACAACTGCCATAGTTAAAAATGCCAGAGTTATCGCATATATGATGGCAACTGCATCAATAAGTCTGTCTGAAAATGAGAACAGAATAGTCTCTGGTCAGGGTGGAGGAGCAAAGGGTGAAGGTACCATATCTACAGGTGGTGTCGCCTCTCTAAAAGGGCCCATAAGTATAGGTATGAAGCAGAGCAGTTCCAGCATGAGATATAGTGTCAATCTGGAAGAGGTGGAAAAAGCAGCGGCAGCAGGAAAACTTAATCAGGGCTATATGGAGGATGTGCTTTCTAACTATGGCATAAAGCTCACTAAAATTGAGATTGAATCACAGATAGGCAACTTTAACCAGCAATATATTGTCCTGCTTGAGATGAACGGAGATGAAGCCACAAATTTGATATCCAAGACATCCTCGAGTGTAGATAGAAAGAATATACAGCTTGCCCTTTCAAAACCTTCTTCCTGGATGAGTAGATAGGAGGTTTCATGTTGAAGTATCTTTATATCTTCCTAATCTTATTACTAACAGCAGCACCAGTTTATTCAGAAGTGGGTCCCTCGCTTGTCAGTGTATCTCAGGGCTCTGTTTCCAAGGTCACAAGTTATCTCAATGCAAAAATTGAAAATATAGGATACGACAGGGTTTTTGTTGCTCTACCTCAGGGGTGGAAGATAAATCTTATTGACAGCTCAGCTAAAGCCTATGCTGTCAGGACGGCAATCTGGAGAATATATTCCTCTCCCGTAAGAAGTAATGACCTTCTCAGAAATGGCCATGTTTACAATATATTCAATTACCTTCAAATGGTGCAGAGCACAGAGATAAATAATAGAGAGGGGTGGTGGCTTATGCCCAATGAGGGTATAATAATAAATGTAAAGCTTACCCTTCCCGCATCTGGAGAAGTTGATCCGATGAAAATTCAGGAAGAAGACCCTGATATCCTTGTGAGAAAGTGGAATCAGGAGTTTATTTTAGATGTTTCTTCCAGCGGGATAATAACAGCACCCTGGGTTGTGAAGGGCGCCACCCTCACAACGGCTTCACCCCCTCCACTTGGAGATTCAAATAAAGTTAGCACCTCGAATTTCTACTACATTAAGAGCTACAGAAAGGAATATGAGAGGAACTATAATAATACTCCTGACTGGGACGAATGGTTTCCTGTTAAAAACTCCCTTGCATATGCTTTCGAACCTTCCTACAACTCTGAAAATTTTGGCGAATTCTCCCAGCCGCCAGAGAAAAGCAATTATACAAAACC from archaeon BMS3Bbin15 encodes the following:
- the folE2_2 gene encoding GTP cyclohydrolase FolE2, whose translation is MNEIFALHNLERLIEIKRDSSVIILLPRIDIEISPTNGNNHMRLINSTLDEVIKKGIDSPDDICLKTVESILDAIPDIEHIEVRMEAEYVVFRKTPVTQHETQEMFKILARAEKKGDRIVNMIGAEVTGITACPCAHEGIVEKSRQNLKEKNFDDSDISTILNSVAIASHNQRNISTLMIEVPRGENIDVEDIIEVLEISMSSRLYEVLKREDEVDVVYKAHLNPNFVEDTVRKILMNALNKLSELPDISHVFASSESLESIHQHNAMAECSTTFGELKRAEKY
- the aroC gene encoding chorismate synthase, coding for MAGNIFGKVFRVTTFGESHGSAVGAVIDGCPAGLEISEDDIQKELDRRRPGQSSITTTRKEKDEVKILSGVFEGKTLGTSIALMVWNRDVESDPYTAIKDLPRPNHADFTYHLKYGFRDYRGGGRSSGRETLARVAAGAIAKKLLSMLNIKIIGHTIKIGKVEAEKVAFDRLEEAENNAVRCADSKAAETMIKEIERVKGEGDSIGGVIEVVAINVPAGLGEPVFDKLDAELAKGLMSIGSVKGVEIGAGFNVAERKGSENNDEFYYNGEIKTYTNNSGGILGGISNGMPIVIRAAIKPTPSISKPQKTVNLKTYKEETIVIKGRHDPCIVPRVLPVCEAMVAITLADFAIRNGNINPDMVSI